The genomic segment AGCAGCTAAAGAAGCTGTTGAAGGGGGTGAAGCCGTTAAACAAACTGTTTCAGCAATGAAACAAATTGCTGAGAAAATCGGTATTATTGATGACATTGCCTACCAAACTAACTTATTAGCCCTTAATGCAGCGATTGAAGCGGCTAGAGCCGGTGAGCACGGTAAAGGTTTTGCTGTTGTCGCAGCCGAAGTACGAAAACTGGCAGAACGCAGCCAAGTAGCAGCACAAGAAATAGGTTCTGTTGCTTCAAGTAGTGTGACATTAGCGGAAACGGCGGGCCAACTATTGGGGCAAATCGTACCATCAATTAATAAAACATCTGACTTGGTACAGGAAATCAGTGCTGCATCTGAAGAGCAATCAGAAGGTGTGGGTCAAATTAACAGTGCCATGGGTCAATTAAATACCATCACTCAGCAAAATGCATCAAGCAGTGAAGAGCTTTCAGCAACTGCAGAGGAGATGAGTAGTCAAGCGCAGCAACTGCAATCCGTTATGGACTTCTTTAAAATTACGGCACAAACAGGTCATTCTTCTAAGGCTTTTAATCGTTTTTCACAAACCTCAGCGAGTCTGCCTAGAGCATCAGTGAGAACCGCTGTACCTGCAGCAATGAATAACGCTTTAGATGAGTCTGAATTTGCCAAGTTTTAAGGAGTTGTGACAATGAGTTCATTAGTTCAATCTGGAACCCTGAAAAAAATGGCAGCACAAGAAAATGCTTTTTCCGCTATGGAGGAGAGTGGTCAATACCTCACTTTTCTGCAGCGAGGAGAGATGTTTGCTATTGGTATCCTCGGGATTAAAGAAATAATTGAGTATGCGAACCTTACTACAGTACCACTGATGCCTAAGTTTATAAGCGGTGTTATTAATATTCGCGGCGCGGTTGTACCTGTTATCGATTTATCTGCTCGCTTTGGTCGAGAGACGGCAGTACCAACACGTAGAAGTTGTATCGTGATTATTGAAACCGTCAATGATAACGAAAAAATGGATATTGGCATTATTGTTGATTCTGTCTCTGAAGTGCTGGAAATACTACCGACAGATATTGAGCCAGCACCACGCTTTGGCACCAACATTCGCGCTGATTTTATTAGCGGAATGGGTAAAGTGAACGACGATTTTGTGATTATCCTCGATATTAGCAGAGTGCTATCGGTTAATGAAATGAGTTCATTAGCAAGCGTAGGAGGTGAACCTGTGCTGGATATAAACCTGGTCGAATAGCCTATTTAAAAGGCTTTATTATGCTGCGCGTACAGGGTTTATTTTGCCCGCGCAGCTTTACCGCTATTCATGCGTTGATTCTCAGTCATCATAAGTGACTTCACTTTTTTAATAAATTAAGTACCAATACAATGAATTATCATCCTATATCTATTAATGCTGCTGAGTTTAAAAAATTCAAGCTTTGGTTGCACAATATCGCCGGGATAGACCTTAAAGAAACGAAAATGAAATTAGTTGAAGGTCGTTTAGCCTGTCGTTTAAAGCATTATAATTTAGGTAGTTATGCGGCTTATTTTAAGATGATAACAAGCCCAAATGAGCACGTTGAAGCGCAAATGGCCGTCGATCTATTAACCACTAACGAAACTTATTTTTTTCGTGAACCTAGGCACTTTGAATTTCTTAAAAATAAATTATTAACAGAGGCGTGCAAAGGACAAAACTTTCGCCTTTGGTGCGCAGCCAGTTCAACGGGAGAGGAACCTTATACCCTAGCAATGACTTTAGCTGAAGGGCTAGGCACTACGCCATGGCAGATAGTTGCATCGGATATCAATCTGCAAGTACTAGGCAAAGCACGCTCCGGTCATTATGCACTAGAGCGTGCTCACAATATTTCAAAACAGTTATTACACAAATATTGCTTAAAAGGTTTAGGCACACAAGAAGGCACGTTTCTTATCCAGAAAGCATTACGGGATAGAATACAGTTTAAACAAATTAACCTTATTAATGCCTTACCAGACATCGGTAAGTTCGACGTGATTTTTTTACGTAATGTGATGATCTATTTTGATAATGATACGAGAATTCACGTGGTTAATAAGATACTCGATTTGCTCAAACCGGGCGGCTATCTGTTTGTCAGCCATTCAGAAAGTTTAGTGGGTATTAGTAACCGATTAAAAATAGTGCAACCCTCTATATTTATGAAATCATGAACAATGACAACGACAAAATTGATGTGTTTTTATTGCCTGGTGAGTTTTATTTCGGTGATAAACAGGCGCGCATCAGCACTTTATTAGGCTCATGTGTTGCTATCACGCTTTGGCATCCGCAAAAATTAATTGGTGGGATGTGCCATTATATGTTGCCTTCCACTCCGTTCAGAACAGATCCTTTGGAGCTCAATGGTAAGTATGCTGAAGATGCAATGAAAATGTTTTTGCAGGATATTAAAGCTGCTGGTACCTTGCCATCTGAATATCAGACCAAAATATTTGGTGGCGGCAATATGTTTTCAAAAATAACAGACACTCCGCCCTGTACACCGAATTACAGTAAGTGTTTTAAGTCATTCTCATGCCAACAAATAGCCTGTAAGAACGCATTAATAGCGCCTTACTTATTACAAAAACATGGCTTTACTATTACCAACCATGATTTAGGCGGCGCGCAACATCGGAAAGTCATCTTTGAACTGTGGAGTGGCGATGTTTGGTTACGCAAAGGACATTAAATCTCAGCGCTAAATGTTAATCAATTCTTCAGACCAAACGTCTTGTATGTCAGGCCAGCCCCAGACATTTATCGATACGCCTTTGAGTACCCCTTGGAAATACAGGGTTTGTCTGTGATGGAGCATAGGTATCATCCAGTGCTCCGTGATCATAGCCGTGCTAATCGATTCCAATTCGGTAAGGTAGTTGGTTAATGGCTGCTGTTGGCGAATGTTGATAAGCTTTGTTTGCAGCCAAGTACTGGCTTCAGCAGACAAGCTTTGATTGAGTATCGAGTTCGATAACATCCAATGAAATACCGAGGTCGGCAGGTTGTCGTCCAAATCCAGACTGATTAATATCAGGTCTTCGCTTAGGCTATTAGTACTGGCTTTTTGTACAAATTCCTCAAAGGCATAGACGTTAACCTGACAATTTATACCCACCTGCTTAAGTAGCGCTACCATCGCCTGAGCGCATTCCTTCAACGTATGGTGCTCGAATATAGCAATGGTCAGTTTACTTGCTAAAGGCTGCTGTGTTGTACCTATCGAGATGACTTTTAACCAGCTAGACAGTAGGTTGTATGCTGGAATAGCTTCAATCGGATTGGCTGATAGTTTTAATTCGGCCATCAGTTTATCAGCGGCGAGCAGTTGGCTTAGGTATTTACGTTGCAGCAGAGAAAGCTCGGCTTTGCTGTTGACCATAGCCAGCAAGCAGCCATATTCTATTCTGCTCTTTTGCGCGCTTTCAATTACCTGTTCATCACTTCTTGTTTTCCGCTCAAGGCTGTCAATGTCTCGCTCAAGGCTACTATTTTCTTGTTTAAGACTGCGATTTTCTTGCTCAAGGCTGTTCGTTGCATAGTTTGAACGGATTTGACTGGTTTTTTGTACCACATTCGCCTGTATTTCCGTGGTGCAAGGTAAGTCCGTTTGCGGTGATGACACCTGCCAAATTGTCACTGTATCGGTGAGTGCGCGATGACTATAATAGTTATCGTAGGCCTGTAAGCGTAAATACTGCTGCGTATGCTCTTGCACTCTGAATGCACCACTGCCAACAATAGCATTCGCGGTATTAAACTGAGAGTTTGGGTTAGAATTCGGGTTAGAGTTCGGGTGAGGTTGTAACTGTAGCTGAAAGCAGGGCTGAATCGAATATTTCACATCAGCAAGCAGGCCAGCAAACCCTGGATCGGGTTGGTCTAATTGAAAATCAATGCACAGTGGGTTTATCGCCGTGATATGACTGACATGCGCTAACTCAGTTTGGTATGTCGCCAGTTGTTTTAAACGATTAAATAACTCGGCAATCTTCTCGGCGTTAATCGCGCTGCCATCATGGAAAGTCAGTGCTGGGCGCAAATAGAATCGCCAGCGCTGTAACTCTGCGTTGTAAACCCAATGATGAGCCAGTTGCGGGGTGATAATGCCATCTTTATCACACTGTACCAAACAGCAATACACCTGACGTAGCAGAAAACGCTCGCTGTTTCTTAGTGCGATATGCGGCAGCAGAGCCGCAAAAGAACGCCCATAAGTTAACTGAATATGTAACCGACCTTCACGTTGTACCGCGCCCGATGTGTTTTGCAGCAATTGGCCAAACAGCTGCTGATCGTGATCGATAAACGCCAGCGCCTTTTCATATTTACCAACTGCTATCATCTGCTGCGCTAGTTCTGCCTTCAGCTCATCAAGTGTATAGACAAGGTAAAGTCGAGAACGTTGATTACGCCCGGCCTTTGGGGTCCATTCTAACCAGCCTAAATCTCGCAGCTCGTTTAACAAGGTGCGACAATGTCGGGTACTGGTGAACATGACCTCAGCCACTTCCTGCAAGGTAATTGCTATTGCTTGTTTCGCACCCAGCTTAGTTAACCGAGAAAAGTGCAGAATTTTCTTATCGTTATTCAAAATAGCCACCGCGTCATCGTTATTTCCTCGTTTAGTACGTAAGCAGGGTTTAAAGCTATTATAACCAAGATTATGACTTAATAAGGAACTAAATAATGCCATTCAATGAGCAGAACGATCAACAAAGTGAGGGGAGAAGTAAGAATCGAGCATGTGGTGATGAAGCATAAGGATTACATCGCCACATGTTGTTATTACCAATTTATTCAGCCGTTAAGCTTATAAATTAGAGATCTTCTTAAATTCTTCTGGATCGTATTTCTTCTCAGTACTATGGGTAAGTTCAGTCATCAATGCCGATTTCAATTGACTCGCTTTATCCAAGGTCGTTTGCAATGAACCATAAGAATAATCACTGGCAAAGTTGATCGCCAAATTCGCATCTTGTTTGTACATCGTTTTAAGCATGTTGTTAACAAAAGGCAAAGATGTGGTAAATTGCGATTCTAGATCTCGCCACGTTTCATTTACTACCTCCTCATATTTGCCATTCAACACACTCTTGCTCGCCAGTGTTCCTAGTGTGCGGAAATTCCACCACGACGATTTATCATCATAGTTATCTGTGCCACTGGCATATTCTGCAGGTACTGTTTTCATCACGTTGTAAAAAGGAATAAACGGGCTGTATTTCACATTGCTCGGTGTTTGCCAAATAACGGCAGCGAGTTCTTTTGGCATATCACTATACATCTCAATAATGTGCGCTTCACTATTACGATCTACTCCGCTTGGTCTAACCCCTTTTGTTTCTAATTCAGTGCCTTTATAATCTGCGCGCAATACTTGTGCTATATCTTCAATCGAAATTTTATCGTCTGGAGACAAAAATAATGGATACTGTTTTAACCGTGTTTTCTGCTTGATTGAAGGGGATAATATTTTCTGGCTATTCCACTCACGATCTATATTGTAAAAGTCGCCAATATTACCGAAAGCTTTAGCAAAATTAAAACTATGACGATCTGGTTTCTGTAATAACTTATTCTGCGTGACTGTATCAAACAGACCTTCAGAGTGCATCACGGTTTTGCTATCGAGATCAACACCGTTAATGCGTAGACCATTGGCGATAACAAGATATTTATCATCAGGTACTCGGACTGCAATCCACTGATGACCGCCACCGACTTCCATATACCAAGCTTCATCTAAATCAGCAAATTGCACGCCATAACCTTCGCCCGCACCATATAGCTTAATATAATCAGCTAAAATCTGTACCGCATGTTTAGCCGATGTTGCCTGCCCAAGCACAATACCCACCATATTTTGTTCAACAATACCGTCTGTATGCGGATCAGCTTGCAAAGCTCGTTTATTGATTTCGGCACTGTTGGTTGCAGTCATTGCCACATTCATTTCGTTAACGCCGCGTTGCTCATATACTTTACCATTGTCGGGTGTTTTATAACTAAATCCATCCCAATCAATCATTGCTGTATAACGTAATGTTTTTGCCGGTGCTGGTATATTTAAGCCTGTCGATAGCGTGATTGTAGCGCCTTCTTTATACGCTTTAGCTGGGTAAATCTTCATATGTTTAGCCCAGTTATTAGAAGAAAAATCTTCATTACGCGAGATAATAACCGAACCATTTTCAGATGCATCTTTACCGACCATCACACTGGTACAAGCAAGCGCAGAAGGCATAATAATAGCCACTGTAATAGCAGAAAGTACAAATTTTTTGATGTTATTCATTTCCAAAATCCCTCTTTATTGACACATGATATGTGAGTTTTTGTTATTTTAATCGTATATAAATATAGATAATTCCCCCTGTAACAATATGATAAAAGGCAACTTAATTTAGGCGCATAATCTCATACCAAAATTCACAAAAACTAGATGGATATAGCACAACTTGAATTGTAGGTAGATTTTTTATCTGATAATTAATTGATTGTTATTACAATTAGCTATATGCAGTTGGAGGTATAAGAGGGGGAACTTATTTTAGATATGTAGATTAAAGCGATTTATTATCTCGGCATGCCGATCTAGCAACTTGATGATATTAAGCTTCACCGCTTAACTGAGCGTATACGCATAAAACAGGCACCGCGCAATCATAATAACGTCCTCGTTTAGGGTGTGAACTGGATTTAAAAGGACTTATTAGCAAGGTCACTACTTTAACCGGAACTAAATAATATTATTCACTCTGTTTTTTGCTTCCTATTATTGGAGGATACTTACCTCATAGTTTAAACAAAGCGTAAGCGCTTAAAAAAACAGAGGTATGAACATGCTAGAAGCAATCAAAAAACTCTTTCAAAACACATCAGGCATTACATCAGATCATGCATCAAGCAATGCACTAGCCGAGTATTACCAGTCTCGTCTGCAAACTAGCAGGAGTGCTGTTGAAATCGAAGCTATCTTTAGCATGAACGAATTTATGTCATTTTCAGAACTGGAAAAGCAGCTACGTGGGGAAGTAAAATGAGAATTGAACATGTCGCGATTTGGTGCAAAAATTTGGAAGAGATGAAACATTTTTACACCCACTTCTTTAATGCTAAAAGTAATGACAAATACGAAAACCCGAGCAAAGGTTTCCGCTCTTATTTTCTGACCCTGCCCGATGGACCTCGTATTGAGTTGATGCAAATGGATTCTGTGTTGATATCTGCAGCCGATGTATTCCCACAGCTCACCGGACTCGCTCATATCGCTTTTGCTGTCGGGTCAGAGGCAAAGGTGGATGCAATGGCCGCTAACTTTCGCGCTAATGGTTATGAGGTGCTCGATGGTCCACGTCGAACCGGCGATGGTTATTATGAATGTGTAGTATTAGATCCAGAATGGAATCGCGTGGAAATTATTGTTTAATCATATCGGTAGGGTTTACTCGCAGAGTCGAACACATCACCAAGTAGCCTATTTAACCTATATGTAGCTTGTTCAGCTAGGGTGATGTGTTGATTCATTAATCGTGCTTATTGTTGCGGTCTGTTAGTCAAGCGCATGGTTTTACTTGGATCTAAGTAGACGCGAATAAACTGGTTCATGTCTGCTACCGAGATACTGGCAAATATTGCAGGTGCATCTTCAGTTGATCCTAACGGATAATTAAACAAATGATCTCGGTGTAACAGCCATTGTTTACTCGCTGGCTCATTTAATGAAGAAGCCAGATCCTGCGCTATTATTTTTTTGTTTTCATCCAGCTGTGCTTGGGTTATACCGTTAGTCAGTAAACCTGCAATTATGTCATCGACAACCTGTTGCGTTGTTTCGATATCTTCAACTTTAGTGATTAACTCAATCATTACTTCAGTAAATGCCTGACCTGCTGCTTGGTCGCGAACCATCACGTAAGGAGAGTAGGTTAACGATAATTGTTCTCTGACGATCTTAGTTAACGTTTGGCTAAGCATAGCCTGCATGAGCTCGGCCTGATAAACCGCTTTGATACTTGGGTTGGGGGTATCGGTGACAGTGTAAAACAATACCTGACCATTATCTTGCGGGTAGGTTGTTTCATTAATCACACTGGCATGGGTTATTAATGATTGAACAGGGTGGTCAAAACTACTCTCTTTACCTTTGGGCAACGTCGCCACATATTGCAATATCAGTGGCTTTAATTGCGCCGAATCAAAGTCGCCGACGATAGTTAACTTATAGTTATTAGCGTTACTAAACAGCGTTTGATAAAGCGCTTCAATGTCACGCTGCTCTACCTTCGCTAATTCCTGCACTGAAATTTGTGCCTGCTGCGGATTGTGAGGGAATAAAATATTACCTGTTTTTATCCACGTTGCAGTTGCCGGTAGCGCTAGGTTGTTTTGTTGGTATTCAATGGCAGCTTGTTTTTCTAACGCAAATTCATGCTCATTAACTTTTGCATTGGTGACACTGCTGTATAACATCGAGAACAACAGTTCCAAACTTTTGGGATCATTAACCGAATACATGTTGAAACCATGACCGTTAGTATCAACAATTGGCATGATATCGATACGTTCTTGTTCAAACCTTTGGCCTATCGTTTGCGCTGATAATCCCTCTAAACCACTATTCAAATAACTGCTGATGAGCAAGTAATTGGCAGCGCGCTGTTGCTTGGTAAATGCATTGCTACCGCCGGGCGCTGTAAAGCTCATCTGAATTGCATTTTTAATACTGTGGTCTGGCTGTAACACCACACTCACACCATTGCTTAATTGCCACT from the Moritella sp. Urea-trap-13 genome contains:
- a CDS encoding VOC family protein gives rise to the protein MRIEHVAIWCKNLEEMKHFYTHFFNAKSNDKYENPSKGFRSYFLTLPDGPRIELMQMDSVLISAADVFPQLTGLAHIAFAVGSEAKVDAMAANFRANGYEVLDGPRRTGDGYYECVVLDPEWNRVEIIV
- a CDS encoding protein-glutamate O-methyltransferase CheR, which codes for MNYHPISINAAEFKKFKLWLHNIAGIDLKETKMKLVEGRLACRLKHYNLGSYAAYFKMITSPNEHVEAQMAVDLLTTNETYFFREPRHFEFLKNKLLTEACKGQNFRLWCAASSTGEEPYTLAMTLAEGLGTTPWQIVASDINLQVLGKARSGHYALERAHNISKQLLHKYCLKGLGTQEGTFLIQKALRDRIQFKQINLINALPDIGKFDVIFLRNVMIYFDNDTRIHVVNKILDLLKPGGYLFVSHSESLVGISNRLKIVQPSIFMKS
- a CDS encoding SgrR family transcriptional regulator, whose product is MALFSSLLSHNLGYNSFKPCLRTKRGNNDDAVAILNNDKKILHFSRLTKLGAKQAIAITLQEVAEVMFTSTRHCRTLLNELRDLGWLEWTPKAGRNQRSRLYLVYTLDELKAELAQQMIAVGKYEKALAFIDHDQQLFGQLLQNTSGAVQREGRLHIQLTYGRSFAALLPHIALRNSERFLLRQVYCCLVQCDKDGIITPQLAHHWVYNAELQRWRFYLRPALTFHDGSAINAEKIAELFNRLKQLATYQTELAHVSHITAINPLCIDFQLDQPDPGFAGLLADVKYSIQPCFQLQLQPHPNSNPNSNPNSQFNTANAIVGSGAFRVQEHTQQYLRLQAYDNYYSHRALTDTVTIWQVSSPQTDLPCTTEIQANVVQKTSQIRSNYATNSLEQENRSLKQENSSLERDIDSLERKTRSDEQVIESAQKSRIEYGCLLAMVNSKAELSLLQRKYLSQLLAADKLMAELKLSANPIEAIPAYNLLSSWLKVISIGTTQQPLASKLTIAIFEHHTLKECAQAMVALLKQVGINCQVNVYAFEEFVQKASTNSLSEDLILISLDLDDNLPTSVFHWMLSNSILNQSLSAEASTWLQTKLINIRQQQPLTNYLTELESISTAMITEHWMIPMLHHRQTLYFQGVLKGVSINVWGWPDIQDVWSEELINI
- a CDS encoding C69 family dipeptidase, whose translation is MNNIKKFVLSAITVAIIMPSALACTSVMVGKDASENGSVIISRNEDFSSNNWAKHMKIYPAKAYKEGATITLSTGLNIPAPAKTLRYTAMIDWDGFSYKTPDNGKVYEQRGVNEMNVAMTATNSAEINKRALQADPHTDGIVEQNMVGIVLGQATSAKHAVQILADYIKLYGAGEGYGVQFADLDEAWYMEVGGGHQWIAVRVPDDKYLVIANGLRINGVDLDSKTVMHSEGLFDTVTQNKLLQKPDRHSFNFAKAFGNIGDFYNIDREWNSQKILSPSIKQKTRLKQYPLFLSPDDKISIEDIAQVLRADYKGTELETKGVRPSGVDRNSEAHIIEMYSDMPKELAAVIWQTPSNVKYSPFIPFYNVMKTVPAEYASGTDNYDDKSSWWNFRTLGTLASKSVLNGKYEEVVNETWRDLESQFTTSLPFVNNMLKTMYKQDANLAINFASDYSYGSLQTTLDKASQLKSALMTELTHSTEKKYDPEEFKKISNL
- a CDS encoding chemotaxis protein CheW, with the translated sequence MSSLVQSGTLKKMAAQENAFSAMEESGQYLTFLQRGEMFAIGILGIKEIIEYANLTTVPLMPKFISGVINIRGAVVPVIDLSARFGRETAVPTRRSCIVIIETVNDNEKMDIGIIVDSVSEVLEILPTDIEPAPRFGTNIRADFISGMGKVNDDFVIILDISRVLSVNEMSSLASVGGEPVLDINLVE
- a CDS encoding chemotaxis protein CheD is translated as MNNDNDKIDVFLLPGEFYFGDKQARISTLLGSCVAITLWHPQKLIGGMCHYMLPSTPFRTDPLELNGKYAEDAMKMFLQDIKAAGTLPSEYQTKIFGGGNMFSKITDTPPCTPNYSKCFKSFSCQQIACKNALIAPYLLQKHGFTITNHDLGGAQHRKVIFELWSGDVWLRKGH